Genomic window (Nicotiana sylvestris chromosome 7, ASM39365v2, whole genome shotgun sequence):
CTTCAGGAAACCTCGTTAGTTTGCGATTTCTACATCATCTGGAGTGGCTAGATGAGTTACCTACTTACAACAAGGGTGGAGCTGTTCTAGCCTACCTTTATAGGTAGTTGTACTAGTCATCCATGGGCACCATTAGAGATGTTGCCAGTTTTATACCACTACTACATTTGATAACATTATCAATTCTTTCATGATTATAACAGAGATAGTACAAAATAACTTAAATTTTATGTCCACAATCAATAATAGGTTTGGGCTTGGGAGCGGTTCATGCAAATCCATCCACCTCTCCTACCAATAGCTCCAGATGCACCACCTCTACCTTTTCTACCACTTGCTAGGAGGTAGGTAGATAGGCGAGTCCGCTCCCGCGAGGTCGAGGCTAGACATCATCTCCTTTATTATAGGGATTTGTTGGATTTACTTGAAGACGCTAAGGTAAATGTATGACTAAGTTTGTTTGAAAATGCTTGATCTGTCTTGCGTTTACTCAtgattcttgtttaataaatAGTCCATATGGAGGCCATACAGTGACGAGCTTATCGCTGGATTGCCAGATGCTCTCACGTTCGAGCTATGTGGATGTCTTTAGTCCCACTTATATGTCTCGATATAGGTGATTAATATGCCACCGAGCGAGTCCTTCGACTATTTGGTCGACGCAAGCTTATACCTATTCTGCCTAGTTAGCATTCCACACATTACGAGTGGATGATCGTAGCAAGGTCGACCAGACATACTTGGACTGGCTAGAGGCCCAAATAGAGGATTGGGATAAGAGATATGGCCTGATTTTGCCATACCCTCCATATTGACGGGGAACATGAGTACATGGTTTGGTATCGCCGCATAACTCGCCTTCTAATCTGGAATCCCGTTCATCGCAATGGTGGTCGGTACGttccatacgccgggagacatggTGCACTAGTATGTTATTTGGTATAGTTACTTATCATGTTACATTACTTTAACATCCTTCCTTAATAAATATTTTGTATCCTATGCAAGCTACTGGTTTACACCATTTCTACCAGTTGGGACTGGAGATGCTACAACTTACAGGCGACAGAGCGATAGTTGTGCACGGGTTTGGTCGTCGGGTTGCTGATCTTGCTTCTTACATATTGAGAGCTGCCCAAGAGGATGCGCGGTTAGGTTACGAGGTTGCTTATGTGCTGCCTGAGGAGTACCATCATGGGCCACACGTGGCCCTAGTACATGTTAGACATGGCATGTATGGCCAGAGAAGGGGTGGCCTACGTGGTCGTGGTGGTCTTCAAGGATGAGGTCCCCGGAAAAGGGGCGTTGAGGCACCCTTGGAGGATATTGGAGAGGATCATCCGGGTGACTACCCTGAGCCACACAATGCTTATCATGGTATTCTATCATTTAGCCTTTAGTTGTCACCACGGACTTCACAGGTTACCTTGTCAGCTCTAGTTTTGATCGCAGGCACCGCCATTACACAGTATGATTGGGATCACTATTTTCCTAGTCGTCTAGAGCCATCGAGGGTTGCTGTTGATTGTCTGATACGAGAGGTGCATAAAGGTCGAAGCTTGAGTTATGGCTTTTCATCGAGGGCTGCTGAGGATCTTTCATGTACATATAGGTAGACATCACATCAGGTCGAGATGTTTTAACCTTCATCTACTCCAGTGCACCTCAAAGTCCCTACCGAGCATTGTGTGCCTACTTAGGTGCCGGTTTATTTGTATTACTATTACTTCAATTTATTTTATCTTATATATTAGTCAgtaatatctaaattatttatattttttaaatatttcgTCATCACCTATAACAGAGGCCACATTGTGCGATACTCGCTTACCGGAGATGGATGATCTTATTCATGAGCCCGCTGAGACCGTGGTTAGACCATTAATTTTTTTTGCTAACACGTAAGTTAGTATTCTATATTTCATATACTAAAATATCTTATTATTTTGTAGGTTATGATATCCCAACACCCACTTCTACTGAGCCTGCTAGCCTTCCTGACGATCATATTGCATCGCATCCTCAAATAAAGAGGCGATGTGATGGAGATGATTCCGATAGCATAGCCGGACGAGATGGTATGGGCCTTAGGCCAGCCAATGTTTTAAAGAATATAGGCTATGAGATACATTTATATGTATTTTGAGTTGTATATATTACATTAAATATCTAATAGTAAAATTATGATGTTTTACATAATAAGCGTGTGTGTTTTTATTTTTCAGgttatttgttagtttaaaactaGAACTTAAATAAATAAGATAGATTAGCATAAATTTAAATTCGCTAAACAATACACATAATATATGACACTtacaacataaatataaaaaattacaCTTAACACATCCATGTGTTTGTTTAGTCACTATCGCCCATTATTTTTTGCTTCAATCACTGAAATTGTTCTTCCAACcaattattttcttcttttgtctCTTCAGTTTCTCCTACACTATGACAAGTTGTTCTTGGAGTTTCAAGATTTGAAGTTCGTACTCACCGGTCAGATTTCAAATGTTTAACAAACATGATTTATAATATTCCTGGTTAATGGGTTCATCATACCATTCTTCAAAACCACATTGGTTTTCGTCCTACAAATGGGGATGACAACAAAAGACTACTAATTAATATGTTATAAATAATATATTAACTAACATAACTTTCAATTATAATAACTTACAACTTGTTTACATATCCAACGTCTGCGACCTAGATTGCAATTTGACCAACATGGAGTCAAAACTGCACGTTTACCACAGTAACACCTTGGTACGTCATTATGTGTACGTCATTGTGTCCAGACATATCATAATGCTCGAACttgaaaaattatggaaaattattttcttcatttggttAAGCCGCAAATAATAATGCAGAATGCACGGTTTTTTTTATAGGCAGCTATTAGTGATTTTAGATTGCATAACACATATTGTTGATGCGTTATGTTTCGCGTGCTAATGGTTCTTTATGGTACAAGTCCGTGCAACTTTTTTAGGTTGACAGCTTTTTCAGGTTGACATGAAAATACACATAGCACATATTTTAATGCAATATGTTTCGCGTGCTAATAATTTTTTACGAGACAGGTCCGCACAACTTTTTCAGGTTGACATGATAGTACACATAACACATATTATTGATGTGTTATGTTTCGCGTGCTAATGATTCTTTAAGGTACAAGTTTGTGCAGCCTTTTCAAGTCGACATGACAATACACATGACGCATATTATTGATGCGTTACGTTTCACGTGCTAATGATTCTTTACGGTATAAGTCCGTACAACTTTTTCAGGTCGATATGACAATACACATAACACTTCTTATTGATGCGCTATGTTTAACGTACAAGTTCGTGCAATTTAGTTCTTTTCAAGTTAAACCAACATTCTAGTATTCAAAAACCATTTCAACATTTCAAAAATGCCTCTAACATTTAATAAGTGGTTTAAGAAGATGCAAAAAGTTGAAGGTAGTTCAACATATCCACATGGAACACGTCATAACACAATCGATCCCTACCTTAAAAAAATATGCTAGGTTGCTATACTGATTTGGTGGATGACAAGTGGTATGGTGTTCTACGTCCCTTGGAAAATAATCCTATCAATATACATACTGATCTCAAAGTTGCAGGGCACATTATTAAGGGGTAAGCGCATTCAACAAAGGCTGAAGGTAtgcgaatttggggtgaaaaactATAATGGGTTCCCCTTTACTCAAAAAGGTATGATTATGAAGTACTATACCATTGGCATGAGATAGATGTACCACAAGCACTGTCTGCAACATTCCAAACAAACACATATAAAGATGAACCAGAAGTGATACAacatttgatgaaggagatttTAGAGATGGAAAAGGTACTAGCCATTCATCATGCACTGGATGATGCAAGGAACGGAGGATCGGTATTGggatttattaaaaaaatgaaaaattgcaTAGAGACATTGATTATCCTGTATTTTCAACAGTTGTCGAGTGGGAGGGACTACCTAAGTTTCTACAGCAAACGTTGGACGTATGAGTCCCATATTATTGTAGAAATCAAGCAAGTGGTCTTATTGATGATAGCGATCAAATACGTGAAATGTGTGTCAACTGGAGCCTAGATTATGATGCCCTTGGTCCGTATGGATGCGTACAAGATGTTGTGAAGACAATGACAATGAAATTGTGCCAGACAGTGACGATAATGGCAAATAAAAATCGTCATTTATTTCTtgaatttatttttaattgttggATTGAATCTTCAATGCTAAATGTCAATTAGATTTAATACTATCGGAAacttaattttatttcataaatatcgCAAACAATACCATTATAGACATATAGTACAACAAAATTACTGCAACAGATCACTAAGTTTGTCCTTGAAAATTGGGCACATTGGATGAACTGCCACCGGGAGCTGAATTACCACCGCTGCCCAAAACAACTGAAGGCTATTTATGGTGATCATGTACTATTTGGAAACATATACCatatttacgcgcataaacggtatcaccaacatccatttagTTCCATATACACGTTCTTTTTTGCACTTGCCGGCGACATACATAATCCTGTGTTACATACCATTTTAAATGGCCACTGTAGGTGTTTACATATGTAGAAACACTCTATTCTTTATCAACGTACCTCGTTGCTGCAAAACTAgtatgttgaaagcacttcatagCATGTGAGCATGGCAAGTAATAGATCAACCATTTCCCACACGAACATAATATTCTGGATTCATTGATGGTGTGGGTATTATTACCGTGGCTTTGATGCAGATcagtgcgaacttcaaaaatatttcgcTCGTTGCAGTATTGCAAATATGTATGCCACTGTGCTCGCTTCCTATATTTCTAAAATTGTTTCATTGGCTCtagcataaattgaacaccccttTCCAACAAGGACGATGTACTTCGGGATCTTTTAACAAACCTCTGTCATTTTCTTGAatgacatccgcaccatggcAGTAACATGCAAtccacgggcagacttcaacGATCCGTCAAAAtactctgacacgtttgtagtcaAATTCCCCAATTCTACCACCATCCTTATGTAAAGTCCACTTATCAATATCATGTTGCATCAACCAACGATAAGCTTCTGGGTCTTCCGGTCTAATCAATTCCATTCGCCTCCTGAATTTACATTTTGATGATCTATTACTGCCATCCATATTAAATCCTATAAGCTCTTGTTCGGATGAGCCCACTAGAAGTTGGCCTTCAAGTGCCTAACACAGTAATGGTAAACGGTTCCTTCCATGTATCCAAAGTCTATATAGAACTTAAAAACCCActatgccgatcagatattagacaaatacctaacCGCTGTCTGACAACGTgctccttcaagtggttcaaaaaccaTGTCCAAGTCTCCTgactttcattggcacaaatggaAAATGCGAGGGAAATATGCTTCCATTAGCATCTACTGCAACAACAATCAACatcttaatatcatactttccatagacatgagtgccGTCTATGAATATTACCGgccgacaatgcacaaaaccatcaatggCTGGTTTAAATGCCCAAAACACATATCTGAATATGAATTCTGGTATTCCTAgactctgctcaagcttccattcaacaacactCTTGGGGTTAAATTGTTGCAAAGCAACCATATACAAGGGTAGAGCGgtaaatgacttatcccaattaccgtaaACAATCCTAAACGCACGTTTACGCCGAGAAATTCCTTTCTTTTGGTGATGGCACATCCATATACCTAGTGTACATATGTTATACACTTTTTAATCTTTTACCTTATAGACTGTAAAGACCCAGCCGATcatttcgagagttatagccctgttttcccatttttgcttctttttgtgTTCTTCAGCTATATTATAATATGTTGGGTCAGTTGGTTCGGGTCTGGAGtggttttgagagttatagccatGTTTCTCAATTGTGAAGTCTTAAGTTGGGAAAGTtgaccagatattgacttatatgtaaacgacctcgaatttgaattttgatggttccgttagctccattaggtgattttgtaCTTGGGAGCGCAtctggaatgtgatttggaggtccctagtaggattaggcatgaattggcgagAGTTGGAACTTTGGTGATTTTGACTGGCAatgaaaattttgatattggggtcagaatagaattccggaagttggagtaggtatgTGGAATCAtttctgacttgtgtgcaaaatttggggtcatttggatgtgatttggtaggtttcgacgtcgtttgtgaaatttgaaagtttagaagttcttaggcttgaatccgagggtaatttgatgttttgatattgttttgagtgattcgaaggctcgactgaGTTTGTATGGGGTTATgcaacttgttggtatgtttggtagaGGTCCggagggcctcgggttgatttcagaTGATTGAAGGAACAAGTTTAGAATTGGAGGATTTGCTGAAGTTGAACTCAGCTGTCATAACCAGACCTGCGGAGTGGGAACTGTAGGTGCGAGCCTGCAGAAGTGGAGAAGGAGCCGTAGATGTAGCCAAGGCTGAGATACGAAGGCTGGGTGGCACAGCGAGCCCATAAGTACGAGACCTGGGTCGTAGATGCGGAAGAAGGGAGAGTGGTTAGTTCCGCAGAAGCAGAAGGatgttgttacaccccatgttttcttatatgaaagtacgccataattaaattgatataagctcgaaaatgagatgttacatcccgcatcttttgtacgttaaagtttcgtcgttaGTTAAGCGACATAAGttcaggaatgagattattttgggattataagcattatgttatttcaaacaagtgattcataaattcgtgaaggtgagagggtaagcggatcgaagaaaataagtttcattgaaatttgacaatttgggataaaatacggtccgagctataatacccgctatttatggactagtgccatacaaggtaccacataacCATGATGGTATtatatataaagtgtgttaaaaatgagtaatattttaagtaatttgagataattcttaattatgtgggtaattggttaattattgaataATGAGATATTATccaattaattaagaaattatttgGATAAAGATAAAACTCCCCAATGTGGcagcccccccccccaaaccaatTTGAGTGAGTCATTAAGCCTTGCTTAAATGTCTTATTTTGAGAATCAAGGTGGCTTATTCATCCACCAAGTGGAGCCCACACAACCAAAGCTTAAAAGCTTGTGCTTGGCTTGGTTACACCTATTTTGCATTAGGATGAAGATGATGACAGATCCATCCTTAAGCTTAAAGCAAAGAGATTTTTATAGGTGATGCTTGTGCTCTTGACAAAGCAAAATAATGCATTTTGATGAGAAATGTGGGAAATTTTATGGTACTAAACTTTGTCGCAAGCCACTTTTATATCCAGTATACTAGTGTTGAAACTTACAATGAAATGTTGTCACGCCATATGAATGAAAGCGTGGTCAGTCAAATGACGGATGAACTTCAATAAAATTTCACACGAAgttatacggattttttcctacttcgataCGACATTACGTGTTGTCTCAATTGACATGTGtaagagggattgtcaagagaatcggctcaggtatgttaagtcaATCCCTTCTTTCTTAtgacatgatctatacgacacaaacaaaacgagcaaatgcacaaattccataaatgactctattcatagaagtattagagatgtgtatgttcttgaattttcatgtgtcataatattctatcatctgttcatgggtctcagaaaaatacgaaagttgaaaagagtttactttatgatattactcaaagacaaaatggtcttatgacattccgaaagattttattaacgtacttttcatacattgcattcatgtacattgacccatgaccagatggcgttatatacacatatatatgtatgtatatacatgtatatgggatatggaaaagattatggcgttatatacacaccaccacctgatcagctggtatacgttgatgattttgcccacagtggccgagatgaaatgatgggatgccctcagaggctgatgatattatgaaacatgtacttatgcacgacatgacattcatatgcatatgcatgacactataattattttgtgatttacaaagttatccagacttacaggtggagtcatttactctatatttcctccatgtctgttatgtacttatttatgtgccttacatactcagtacattattcgtactaacattTCTTTTTGCCTGAGGACGCTGCGTTTCTTGCCCTcatgtcccgatagacaggtcgagagccctccgagtaggctatcagctcagtggaagatattggtgcgctccatttgttttagagttgcttgtttggttagtatgagttagatgtgtattgttttgtatggcgggactctatcccgaccttcatgaaaattatatattcttaaaggcttgtagatagatgtcatgcatgtaaaagattgtatgacCTTTTCGGCTTATGTttagtatacgagtggttattttggccttataggatcatacgtcatatgtataaatttggattacatgttggatcgtccaatgacgagtatttctccatgttttattCTATTCATCTCACGATAGCCTCTATGGCACATTTACCTATaatagtatgatacgaaagatacgttacgtaggTACTCGGTTGGGTAAGGTACCGGGTGGCCATcgtggcccatcagtttgggtcatgataaaagtggtatcaaagcagttctgtccGAGGTactctacaagccgtgtctagtagagtcttgtttatgggtgtgtcgtgcaccacacttataagatggaggctacagggcatttaagactgtcactctttcttcttactctagatcgtgtggtagagctcacttataagaattcaaactcctagcTTCTATTTCattcataataagacgatacctatagttggtaagagattaaaTGTGGCTATGGACGAGTTGAGTCAGTGGGACTCGATTTTTCATGATgtttatgataagtaaatataaggtcttcagtagatcatctgcgtactaagacgtgtaagcctcttaataaggagccttaaggcaaagatatctatccacccatatggtgaaaggcaatgagagattcagaagatagataCAGGTTTCAATAAGTAAAtttgaagaagggtacgaggtgtgcaattaatgaagattaacagtatttacaattcaagcaGAGAAAGATAagtattttgagttaccttcaattgtaatagaggtatgtacaattggccacacccatctcatttATGCCATATGGAAGCTAACAGAAGTAATATTAGAGAAGGACAAATATCATGAtccagctggggttagagtaaaccaaaatggtgaatggattatttgtgttagttgacattctCAAAGGTATTGCAAATgtactaatagatctccttgtgagacacccagatggtgcactttaaaataatatagctagatatgagtactacaaagataggcattAGAAGTCTGAAAGGAATAAATATTATCTTAATGTGGCTCCTgtccctagtagagagagaatgttaggcaatcCGAAGAGCCAGTAGATGGAACAAGGGGAactaaaagtaaaagaatgtcttgttgaagttttcagaataaaatgATAGATATAAATGTTAACagggaaataaaaagagagttaatgaagaattatgagtgagatgtgatacatAGATGACAACGGTAGAAAACAAATGACAGTATTACAAAGTCTAcaatcaagtgaaggaaaagacgagaagtgacaggccttgagacaacaaaagagtctaggccataaagtcatatcctcatttcgaaaaataagttcatgactctaacgtgattaccagaaggaaatgttagaccccagagtaatataaattagtatgggctggtgaacaagataaactaaacatgaattagggaatgagtgatttgataatggtcgacatcatggGAATTTTGAATTGCATTCTAGcgataatagaatagacaacagaagaagattcctGAGAAATTCTGAGAAtgttcattcaggaagacgcttccctaaagcaagaaatgtgagcaaagttaagcttaagggactgtatgtgccaattatactaagtgtcaccctcgcgagtaaggaattttgttatccttggtacagaaggattaccgcaaggcgagtaagggtcatcgatgatgtgaaaagataccaaagatgaaaaggtaaaacatctatagataGATCGTCGTGgcttcaactcttagtactcccttaaaggggagaatatggagtgatgtggcattaagttagaattaagtggttatagtaactatggaatggtaaaggaagaatgtgataaaaatgagaaaggaaggAGATTGTACTTATCCAAATCCTATAGATATGCTACAATtttagaacattatgcaagcacgatgtcaaggaaaggaagtaaggtttCCTGCCcatgatgttattgataaataaggagccagtgcaagaggtaagttaagacaaaggaaataacccaagaaaaatTACGTGGAATATAGATATAAGAATGGACCAAtgatagttagtagttgattcagaaagagcctagttatgactagacaagaggatacataCAAATTAATAGATCGTACAAGATAAACAGAATGAACCCCAACATGGGAAATTCAGTTTCTCAGATATGATATCAtgaccttgagaaatattcagatggAAGTTGGGGTAGTTGaagataccgtatgagtgttacgggaataaaagagagtgaCACTagaaagacagtcaaaatatcagttcagagtcaaccctacaagcacaaagaCATGGAAATAAGCAACTACGAATAACTATAggaaaggaaggacatcaaaagatccgtaataagctcgcagctttacaacagccagagggtcttccctaagtatcacaatgaaagactagctgaggaaataaggaagaaggcttcaacttaagcacaacgacctaaagagaaaATAGTCGTGTAACAAcggtctcacaacaacattgtaagcactccaaaggaaagtggcacctactgtggctaatgaacgggaagtaaaattaaaagtaatattcgagatcatatgagttgcacggaaactctggcatgtgtggacactaagataagctaagtatggacgcaacaagggggcagaaaaaaaccagaaaaagtaatagcttacgttgaaagaaagctaagatggaacgaaagaaattattcaatcaatgatccagagttggttacatTATGAAGGCACTTAAGGGttcagagttttatacatgcagcatatacattcgtagaagattctggtatacgttaaaagaaagaattgagcccaggtaataaacgaaggattaaattattaaaggattgtatcatgcatattacTCAGTGCtcatgaaaggctaaacagaatAACTAATACCAAGAATCACAGATTGGAATATAGCTTAAGCCGACATAAAGGCCGATcaaaagaaggaggaaactaaagagttatatcacctaagtaaatcaggagtttgattatttgACCTAGAAAAATAGAAACATCATGATCGAGAACATTACAGGATCTCCCTTAAAATTAGAGGTacgagagagatagtacaacaatcatagTCTATAACAgctctatgataaagccagttaAAAAAAGTAAGTagcaacctcataagaagtcagtatgaagcttccaccagattgtagtattataataggGCTTCAAGTTGTGGCGTCaatcatacctatgtggaagggaggttataaAGGAGATAGaatatatgatgcgagattttaagtaagtaaggtaaaggtaaacaacgtacgagatactcaaatgtagaaagttgtgaatagtccatacttcggatagaaggctagaagcgcagggattcaatatccaggaatgatagcagcatcgtcaATGTCATATCTCATAGCCTATGGCTTCTAGGTATCGAGGAGACTAATTAAgacagtaaagaagagttagagacgatatgATGTCTCGCTTGGTGTTCCAGAGTGACATAAGGAAACCAATgatacaagcaagttgaaggaaggttgcgagtaatataaataaatatgggTAGGTCGCGAGCTTATGTATGgcaaagcgacaaggttttaggaaggcaAGAATAAGGATAcaaaaggg
Coding sequences:
- the LOC138873582 gene encoding uncharacterized protein gives rise to the protein MCHHQKKGISRRKRAFRIVYGNWDKSFTALPLYMVALQQFNPKSVVEWKLEQSLGIPEFIFRYVFWAFKPAIDGFVHCRPVIFIDGTHVYGKYDIKMLIVVAVDANGSIFPSHFPFVPMKVRRLGHGF